A window from Gymnogyps californianus isolate 813 chromosome 27, ASM1813914v2, whole genome shotgun sequence encodes these proteins:
- the TSPO2 gene encoding translocator protein 2, translating to MWAYAVGFTVLPHVGGFLGWFINRKEIPVWYEKLKKPSWYPPRKIFPVAWTVLYTGMGYASYLIWNDLGGWSSKAIVPLGLYGAQLALNWAWPPLFAAHNLKMALIDILCLDGLVIGTMCSWYRINKIAVLLMVPYLGWLAMATCLTIHIWKDNPEQKPGKSE from the exons ATGTGGGCTTACGCTGTTGGTTTTACTGTCCTGCCTCATGTTGGGGGTTTCCTTGGCTGGTTCATTAATCGAAAAGAAATACCTGTTtggtatgagaagctgaaaaaacctTCATGGTATCCACCCCGCAAAATATTCCCTGTTGCTTGGACTGTCCTGTACACTGGCATGGG CTATGCCTCCTACCTGATATGGAATGACCTGGGTGGCTGGAGCAGCAAAGCTATCGTCCCGCTTGGCCTCTACGGGGCTCAGCTGGCCTTGAACTGGGCTTGGCCTCCCCTCTTCGCTGCACATAACCTGAAGATG gcaCTGATTGACATCCTGTGCTTGGACGGCCTGGTGATAGGCACGATGTGCTCCTGGTACCGCATTAACAAGATAGCAGTGCTGCTGATGGTGCCTTACCTGGGCTGGCTGGCCATGGCGACTTGTCTCACAATCCACATCTGGAAGGACAACCCTGAGCAAAAACCAGGAAAGAGTGAATAA